In Dioscorea cayenensis subsp. rotundata cultivar TDr96_F1 chromosome 11, TDr96_F1_v2_PseudoChromosome.rev07_lg8_w22 25.fasta, whole genome shotgun sequence, a single genomic region encodes these proteins:
- the LOC120272370 gene encoding inositol phosphorylceramide glucuronosyltransferase 1, whose protein sequence is MRSVISKMCFCLLLFAMLRSRGCEGLGSEEAYVTLLYGDEFLLGVRVLGKSIRDTGSTRDMVVLVSDGVSDYAKQLLKADGWMVELISLLANPNQVRPQRFWGVYTKLKIFNMTRYKKVVYLDADTIVLKNIDELFKCGKFCANLKHSERLNSGVMVVEPSEAVFKDMMSKVNTLYSYTGGDQGFLNTYYAGFPNAHVFEPNMSLKELNERSEPEMERLSTLYNADVGLYMLANKWMVDEKELKVIHYTLGPLKPWDWWTAWLLKPVDLWQNVREQLEETLPGTGGGRNPNVQFVVKILFVLPLCALFLCYYQSCVKMNKDSLSSCCRISPCDYVRHIFYKFKSGGGLPVYSSVTSSSVANPMQQFANGAHPKVPAYLGGVSVVVCFMAALLSVALASAVVPRQVMPWTGLLLMYEWTFATFFIMFGSYLRVAYIWGKATGGRAGTAFTRSDSAEYNSGKGHQRHESDCDSSVWFYGTGMALLAVMTPSLPCLFGITALFTRLGLMVAGGIVLASFMTYASEHLAIRAFIRGLEERDLPRSRSICLLC, encoded by the exons ATGAGGTCTGTGATCTCCAAGATGTGCTTTTGTTTGCTTCTCTTTGCGATGCTTCGATCTCGAGGGTGCGAGGGATTGGGATCCGAGGAAGCTTACGTGACGCTTCTCTACGGGGATGAGTTCCTACTTGGAGTTCGGGTTCTCGGGAAGTCGATCCGTGACACAGGGTCTACAAGggacatggttgttcttgtctCCGATGGCGTGTCCGACTACGCCAAGCAGCTTCTCAAG GCTGATGGTTGGATGGTGGAGCTTATAAGTCTGTTGGCTAATCCTAATCAAGTGCGCCCACAGAGATTTTGGGGAGTCTAcaccaaattaaaaatatttaacatgacAAGGTATAAGAAAG TCGTCTATCTTGATGCTGATACGATAGTGCTGAAGAATATTGATGAACTGTTCAAATGTGGAAAGTTTTGTGCAAACCTGAAACATTCTGAGAGACTGAATTCTGGAGTGATGGTAGTTGAACCGTCTGAAGCTGTTTTCAAAGATATGATGAGCAAAGTGAACACTTTGTATTCATATACTGGAG GTGATCAAGGATTTCTAAATACATACTATGCTGGTTTTCCAAATGCTCACGTCTTTGAGCCCAATATGTCTTTGAAGGAATTGAATGAAAGATCTGAGCCTGAAATGGAAAGACTGTCGACCCTATATAATGCAGATGTTGGACTTTATATGCTGGCCAATAAG TGGATGGTAGATGAGAAAGAACTGAAAGTTATTCACTATACCCTTGGCCCACTCAAACCATGGGACTGGTGGACTGCTTGGCTTTTGAAACCTGTCGACTTATGGCAG AATGTTCGGGAACAGCTTGAAGAAACACTTCCAGGGACCGGAGGTGGAAGAAACCCCAATGTGCAGTTTGTtgtcaaaattttatttgtccTCCCACTCTGTGCTTTGTTCTTGTGCTATTATCAATCTTGTGTTAAG ATGAATAAGGATTCGCTGAGCTCTTGCTGTCGGATCTCTCCTTGTGATTATGTCAGACACATTTTTTACAAATTCAAATCTGGTGGTGGGCTTCCAGTATACTCCAGTGTCACTTCATCTTCTGTTGCCAATCCAATGCAACAG TTTGCTAATGGTGCACATCCTAAGGTGCCTGCCTACCTTGGTGGAGTCTCAGTTGTGGTTTGCTTTATGGCTGCATTGCTATCTGTTGCACTTGCCTCTGCCGTTGTCCCTCGGCAAGTGATGCCATGGACTGGTTTACTGCTTATGTATGAGTGGACATTTGCAACCTTTTTCATAATGTTTGGAAGTTATCTTCGAGTGGCCTACATATGGGGAAAGGCAACTGGTGGTCGAGCTGGAACTGCATTCACACGCTCAGATTCTGCTGAGTATAACTCTGGAAAAG GACATCAGCGCCATGAATCTGATTGTGATAGCAGCGTATGGTTCTATGGTACAGGAATGGCTTTGCTAGCAGTTATGACCCCTTCATTGCCATGCTTATTTGGGATCACTGCTCTTTTCACAAG GTTAGGGTTGATGGTTGCGGGAGGGATAGTATTAGCATCTTTCATGACATATGCATCTGAGCACCTTGCTATCAGGGCCTTCATTAGAGGCCTGGAAGAACGCGATTTGCCAAGAAGCCGAAGTATATGCCTTTTATGTTGA
- the LOC120272131 gene encoding GATA transcription factor 6-like, giving the protein MEDGFLATAGDMTDMCSDLFGHIEDFLEFPNDEDLIAAVDHCPPPPTLPLQHQHHMPPSSSSSSSSSSSQIMMMIPTPVAPAAAPAPPAPPFATTATTMHDIIFLGGDSSITATAPEHDDLDIAQLEWLSNFFDDSSSDPFSQDLANNDMNMNMNMNMNMNDNSKSDENGFNGVIRSGKDTLFRACGSPVSVLEPNSLVGLSNNCSAKSATSSSSSSSSGVGSSSNERLLAPPHSPPEAMVSIIPARARTKRPRAVSSYRPLIYVSLTPPPPPSAAAAVSEAEAESFGESDSSPSMATMPVPVMMMMQKKKKLQQQQQQQKKTKKRKSPGAAGIAAGEEEGGETEGEGEGEGAGPPPVRKCMHCEIQKTPQWRAGPMGPKTLCNACGVRYKSGRLFPEYRPAASPTFIPTLHSNSHKKVVEMRIKASQKTVTVADKESPALKNCDLIEYIRRRD; this is encoded by the exons ATGGAAGATGGCTTCCTCGCCACCGCCGGTGACATGACCGACATGTGCTCTGACTTGTTCGGTCATATTGAGGACTTCCTCGAGTTCCCAAATGATGAGGATCTCATTGCCGCTGTCGACCATTGCCCACCACCACCAACTCTTCCTCTTCAGCATCAACATCACATgccaccatcatcatcttcttcttcttcttcttcttcctcacagataatgatgatgatcccTACCCCTGTTGCTCCTGCTGCTGCTCCTGCTCCTCCTGCTCCTCCTTTTGCTACTACTGCTACTACTATGCATGATATCATCTTCTTGGGAGGAGACTCCAGCATCACGGCCACTGCCCCCGAG CATGATGATCTCGACATCGCCCAACTGGAATGGCTGTCCAATTTCTTTGACGACTCGTCGTCTGATCCTTTCTCGCAAGACCTGGCAAACAATGAcatgaatatgaatatgaatatgaatatgaatatgaatgATAATAGCAAGAGCGATGAGAATGGTTTCAATGGCGTCATTAGAAGCGGGAAGGACACCTTGTTCCGGGCTTGTGGTAGCCCTGTTTCAGTTCTCGAGCCTAACAGCCTTGTTGGATTGTCCAACAATTGCTCAGCTAAAAGCGCCActtcgtcgtcctcatcatccagCTCCGGTGTTGGTTCCAGCAGCAATGAGAGGCTTCTGGCTCCCCCTCACAGCCCACCGGAGGCAATGGTGTCGATCATACCTGCCCGGGCTCGCACAAAGCGCCCCCGTGCTGTCTCATCATACCGGCCTCTCATATATGTATCTTTAACaccgccaccaccaccatcagCAGCTGCAGCGGTTTCCGAAGCAGAGGCGGAGAGCTTCGGTGAGTCGGATTCTTCTCCCAGCATGGCCACAATGCCAGTGccagtgatgatgatgatgcaaaagaagaaaaagttgcagcagcaacagcagcagcagaagaagacaaagaagaggAAGAGCCCAGGTGCTGCTGGTATTGCTGCTGGGGAGGAAGAAGGTGGAGAAACAGAAGGTGAGGGTGAGGGTGAGGGTGCTGGTCCTCCTCCCGTCAGGAAATGCATGCATTGCGAGATACAAAAGACGCCACAATGGAGGGCGGGGCCTATGGGCCCCAAGACTCTGTGTAATGCGTGCGGCGTTCGTTACAAATCTGGCCGACTCTTCCCCGAGTACCGCCCGGCCGCCAGTCCCACGTTCATCCCCACTCTGCATTCCAATTCTCACAAGAAGGTGGTCGAGATGCGGATTAAGGCCAGCCAGAAGACTGTCACTGTCGCAGACAAGGAGTCTCCTGCTCTCAAGAACTGTGACCTCATTGAATACATCCGGAGAAGGGATTGA